The following are encoded in a window of Numida meleagris isolate 19003 breed g44 Domestic line chromosome 9, NumMel1.0, whole genome shotgun sequence genomic DNA:
- the CORO2B gene encoding coronin-2B: MRDLHKSSVLGSKHGSLMSWRPQYRSSKFRNVYGKVASREHCFDGIPITKNVHDNHFCAVNARFLAIVTESAGGGSFLVIPLEQTGRIEPNYPKVCGHQGNVLDIKWNPFIENIIASCSEDTSVRIWEIPEGGLKRNMTEAVLELYGHSRRVGLVEWHPTTNNILFSAGYDYKVLIWNLDIGEPVKMIDCHTDVILCMSFNTDGSLLATSCKDKKLRVVEPRSGRVLQEASCKNHRVNRVVFLGSTKRLLTTGVSRWNTRQIALWDQEDLSMPLIEEEIDGLSGLLFPFYDADTHMLYLAGKGDGNIRYYEIGSEKPYLSYLMEFRSPAPQKGLGVMPKHGLDVSACEVFRFYKLVTLKGLIEPISMIVPRRSETYQEDIYPMTPGTEPALTPDEWLSGVNRDPILMSLKEGYKRTSKIVFKAPVREKKSVVVNGIDLLENVPPRTENELLRMFFRQQDEIRRLKDELSQKDIRIRQLQLELKNLRNSPKNN; encoded by the exons ATGAGGGACCTGCACAAGTCTAGCGTGCTGGGGAGCAAGCACGGCAGCCTG ATGTCATGGCGCCCGCAGTACCGCAGCTCCAAGTTCCGCAACGTCTACGGGAAGGTGGCGAGCCGGGAGCACTGCTTCGACGGCATCCCCATCACCAAGAACGTGCACGACAATCACTTCTGCGCCGTCAACGCCCGCTTCCTCGCCATCGTCACCGAGAGCGCCGGCGGCGGCTCCTTCCTCGTCATCCCGCTCGAGCAG ACAGGCCGGATCGAGCCAAACTATCCCAAAGTCTGCGGCCACCAGGGCAATGTGCTCGACATCAAGTGGAACCCCTTCATTGAGAACATCATTGCATCATGCTCCGAGGACACGTCG GTGCGGATATGGGAAATCCCAGAGGGAGGCCTGAAGAGGAACATGACggaggcagtgctggagctctACGGGCACAGCCGGCGCGTCGGCTTGGTTGAGTGGCACCCCACCACCAACAACATCCTCTTCAGTGCCGGCTATGACTACAAG GTCCTCATCTGGAACCTGGACATCGGGGAACCTGTCAAGATGATCGACTGCCACACAGATGTCATCCTCTGCATGTCCTTCAACACGGACGGcagcctgctggccacctcCTGCAAGGACAAGAAGCTGCGAGTGGTGGAGCCGCGCTCCGGCCGGGTGCTGCAG GAAGCCAGCTGCAAGAACCACCGTGTCAACCGCGTGGTCTTCCTGGGTAGCACGAAGCGGCTGCTCACCACCGGGGTCTCGCGCTGGAACACACGGCAGATCGCGCTCTGGGACCAG GAAGACCTCTCCATGCCCCTCATTGAGGAGGAGATCGACGGgctctcagggctgctctttCCTTTCTACGATGCAGACACGCACATGCTGTACTTGGCCGGCAAG GGCGATGGCAACATTCGGTACTACGAGATTGGCTCGGAGAAGCCCTACCTGAGCTACCTGATGGAGTTCCGCTCCCCGGCCCCACAGAAAGGACTGG GGGTGATGCCGAAGCATGGTCTGGACGTGTCAGCCTGCGAGGTCTTCCGCTTCTACAAGCTGGTCACCCTGAAGGGGCTCATCGAGCCCATCTCCATGATTGTGCCAAGGAGG TCGGAGACGTACCAAGAGGACATTTACCCCATGACCCCGGGCACGGAGCCAGCCCTCACGCCAGACGAGTGGCTGAGCGGGGTGAACAGAG ACCCCATCCTGATGTCGCTGAAGGAGGGCTACAAGAGAACGTCCAAAATCGTCTTCAAGGCGCCGGTGAGAGAGAAGAAGAGCGTGGTGGTGAACGGCATCGACCTGCTGGAGAACGTACCGCCCCGCACCGAGAACGAG CTCCTTCGGATGTTCTTCCGGCAGCAGGACGAGATCCGGCGGCTGAAGGACGAGCTCTCGCAGAAAGACATTCGGATCCGCCAGCTACAGCTGGAGCTGAAGAATTTACGCAACAGCCCGAAGAATAATTAA